The Cucurbita pepo subsp. pepo cultivar mu-cu-16 chromosome LG08, ASM280686v2, whole genome shotgun sequence genome contains a region encoding:
- the LOC111800035 gene encoding S-protein homolog 1-like → MGLVGAQPKVESEKINIQPAISKYYIHLINDLSIPDMTVHCKSADDDLGIHHLQKGEDYQFNFKVNFWKTTMFWCKVERPNKYISFECFWTEKKSTWLRDRCRDGDVGTCIWKAKDDGIYLRNNAANTEELVHTWITTR, encoded by the coding sequence ATGGGTTTGGTCGGGGCTCAGCCTAAGGTTGAGTCTGAGAAGATCAATATACAACCGGCAATTTCCAAGTATTACATTCATTTGATTAACGATCTAAGCATTCCCGATATGACGGTGCACTGCAAGTCGGCCGATGATGATTTAGGAATCCATCATTTACAGAAGGGAGAGGATTACCAATTTAACTTTAAGGTTAATTTCTGGAAAACAACTATGTTTTGGTGCAAAGTGGAAAGGCCGAATAAATATATCTCTTTCGAATGCTTTTGGACTGAGAAGAAGAGCACATGGCTTCGTGATAGATGCAGAGATGGAGATGTAGGAACTTGTATCTGGAAGGCTAAAGATGATGGAATTTACTTGAGAAACAATGCAGCTAATACTGAAGAATTGGTTCATACTTGGATCACTACGAGATAA
- the LOC111800962 gene encoding pectinesterase-like — translation MAYDSGGCKNNKVALVGLLSLFLVALVNGVSGAGEDTGSSNADIKTLCEPTTYRETCEEALVKSNVDSKDPRELIKAGFHFAIEQLKVALQNSPTVRAAAADPMAQKAVDACDELMDYAIDDLLVTFDKMANSFSLHQINNYLGNIRIWLSGALTYQETCLDGFENVPGDTGEKMKNLLKTSKEMTANGLVMVGEITSLVSSLWQALGLSKGRQLRTDESSEEFQDDEPSWVHERRGLLEATGANIKADVVVAKDGSGKYTTITEALQEVPKKSNTTFVIYVKEGVYEEQVMVDKTMTYVMMIGDGPTKTKITASKNVIDGTPTFKSATFAAVGTNFIGKDLWFENSAGPEKHQAVALRVQSDMSIFYNCRMDGYQDTLYTHAHRQFFRDCTITGTVDFIFGNAAVVLQNCKIFVRKPMKGQTCLVTAQGRTQRKEPTGIVLQNCQISSDPDYYPVRHTIKSFLGRPWKLYSRTVVMQCQIDDLIQPEGWLAWEGTFALKTLFYAEFDNRGPGAATQNRVTWRGIKQITADHAVKYAPALFIGGNRWVKQTGIPYSGGLMTI, via the exons ATGGCGTATGACAGCGGTGGATGCAAGAACAATAAGGTTGCCCTGGTTGGGTTGTTGTCCCTGTTTTTGGTTGCCTTGGTTAATGGTGTAAGTGGCGCAGGAGAGGACACTGGCTCCTCTAATGCTGACATTAAGACTCTATGTGAGCCCACTACTTACCGTGAAACTTGTGAAGAAGCCTTGGTGAAGTCCAATGTTGACTCAAAGGACCCACGTGAGTTAATCAAGGCAGGATTCCATTTTGCCATTGAGCAACTCAAAGTGGCACTGCAAAATTCCCCCACTGTGAGAGCAGCCGCTGCCGACCCCATGGCGCAAAAAGCAGTTGATGCTTGCGACGAGCTAATGGATTATGCAATTGATGATCTTTTAGTTACGTTTGATAAAATGGCTAATAGTTTTAGTTTacaccaaataaataattatcttgGGAATATTAGAATTTGGTTGAGCGGTGCATTGACATATCAAGAAACTTGTTTGGATGGTTTCGAGAATGTTCCTGGCGATACTGGTgaaaagatgaagaatttATTGAAGACGTCAAAAGAAATGACCGCTAATGGGCTTGTGATGGTAGGTGAGATTACATCCCTTGTGAGCTCTTTGTGGCAGGCTCTCGGACTTTCAAAGGGGCGACAACTTCGAACAGATGAATCCAGTGAAGAATTTCAAGACGACGAGCCATCTTGGGTCCATGAGAGGCGAGGGCTGCTCGAAGCCACTGGAGCTAACATCAAGGCGGATGTGGTGGTGGCTAAAGACGGAAGTGGAAAGTACACGACAATAACCGAAGCCCTTCAAGAGGTCCCAAAGAAGAGCAATACAACCTTTGTGATTTACGTGAAGGAAGGAGTTTATGAAGAGCAAGTGATGGTGGACAAAACAATGACCTATGTCATGATGATTGGAGACGGCCCGACTAAAACCAAGATCACAGCTAGCAAGAATGTCATTGATGGAACACCCACATTCAAAAGTGCTACCTTTG CGGCTGTCGGAACCAACTTCATCGGAAAAGACTTGTGGTTTGAGAACTCAGCTGGGCCTGAGAAACACCAAGCTGTGGCACTCCGAGTTCAATCTGACATGTCAATCTTCTACAATTGTAGAATGGATGGCTATCAAGATACTCTCTACACCCATGCTCATCGTCAATTCTTTCGAGATTGCACCATCACTGGTACTGTTGATTTCATCTTTGGCAATGCTGCAGTTGTGTTACAAAACTGTAAGATCTTCGTGAGGAAGCCAATGAAGGGTCAAACATGCCTTGTCACCGCCCAAGGCCGAACCCAGAGAAAAGAACCCACCGGTATTGTCCTCCAAAACTGCCAAATCTCTTCCGACCCTGACTACTACCCCGTTCGCCATACTATCAAGTCCTTCCTCGGTCGCCCATGGAAGCTGTATTCTAGAACCGTGGTGATGCAATGCCAAATCGACGACTTGATCCAGCCAGAGGGGTGGCTTGCATGGGAGGGCACATTTGCTCTCAAGACTTTGTTTTACGCAGAGTTCGATAACAGAGGACCTGGTGCAGCAACACAAAATCGGGTGACGTGGAGGGGAATTAAACAAATCACAGCGGACCACGCGGTTAAGTATGCCCCTGCGTTGTTTATTGGTGGTAATCGGTGGGTCAAACAGACCGGAATTCCGTACAGTGGTGGGTTGATGACAATCTAA
- the LOC111800969 gene encoding pectinesterase-like — MAYDGGGCKINKVPALIGLLSLLVVAMVNGVNGAEDHSERSSAIKTLCEPTDYRHTCEEALVKSKTDSQDPRELIKAGFHYVVEQIKSAIKNSKTLKETASDPMAKKALDDCSELMDYAIDDLLLSFDKITETFDFSKMDDYIEDLRIWLSGALTYQVTCLDGFENVTGDTGEKMKHLLKLSQEMTANALEMVGEVKSVVSSLWEGLGLPPLGRELRTKQSKEEEEVPSWVNDRRGLLQATGANVKADAVVAKDGSGKYKTITEALRDVPKKSNKTFVIYIKEGVYEEQVMVDKKTTYVMMIGDGPTKTKITARENFADGTSTFKTATVSVIGTNFIGKDLWFENSAGAIKHQAVALRVQSDMSIFYNCRMDGYQDTLYTHAHRQFYRDCTITGTIDFIFGNAAVVLQNCKIFVRKPLENQKCIVTAQGRTQKKEPTAIILQNCVISSDPEYFPVRHINKAYLGRPWKAYSRTIIMESQIDDLIQPEGWLPWMGNFALNTLFYSEFNNRGPGASTKDRVKWKGIKQITAKHALDFTPALFIRGNPWIKPTGVPYSSGMMKA, encoded by the exons ATGGCATATGATGGTGGTGGATGCAAGATCAATAAGGTTCCTGCCCTGATTGGGTTGTTATCATTGTTAGTAGTTGCGATGGTTAATGGTGTCAATGGTGCAGAAGATCACTCTGAGAGGTCTAGCGCCATTAAGACTCTTTGTGAACCCACTGATTATCGCCATACTTGCGAGGAAGCCTTGGTGAAGTCCAAAACGGACTCACAAGACCCACGTGAGCTAATCAAGGCAGGATTTCATTATGTAGTTGAGCAGATCAAATCCGCCAttaaaaattccaaaaccCTGAAAGAAACTGCGAGTGACCCCATGGCCAAGAAGGCGCTTGACGATTGCAGCGAACTCATGGATTATGCAATTGACGATCTTTTATTATCGTTTGATAAGATCACTGAGACTTTTGATTTTAGTaaaatggatgattatatTGAAGATCTTAGGATTTGGTTGAGTGGTGCATTGACGTATCAGGTAACTTGTTTGGATGGGTTTGAGAATGTTACTGGTGATACTGGTGAAAAGATGAAGCACTTGTTGAAGTTGTCACAAGAAATGACTGCCAATGCGCTTGAGATGGTGGGTGAAGTTAAATCCGTTGTGAGCTCCTTATGGGAAGGCTTGGGGCTGCCACCATTGGGACGAGAACTGCGAACAAAGCAATCcaaggaagaggaggaagtgCCATCTTGGGTCAACGACAGACGGGGGCTACTCCAAGCCACCGGAGCCAATGTCAAGGCGGATGCGGTGGTGGCTAAAGACGGAAGTGGAAAGTACAAGACAATCACGGAAGCCCTTCGAGATGTCCCAAAGAAGAGCAATAAAACCTTTGTCATTTATATCAAGGAAGGAGTTTATGAAGAGCAAGTAATGGTCGACAAAAAGACGACCTATGTCATGATGATCGGAGATGGCCCGACTAAGACCAAGATCACTGCTAGAGAAAACTTTGCTGATGGAACATCCACATTCAAAACTGCTACCGTTT CGGTGATTGGAACCAACTTCATCGGAAAAGACTTGTGGTTCGAGAACTCAGCTGGGGCTATAAAGCACCAAGCTGTTGCACTCCGAGTTCAATCTGACATGTCAATCTTCTATAATTGTCGAATGGACGGCTATCAAGATACTCTCTACACTCATGCCCACCGTCAGTTCTATCGAGACTGCACCATCACTGGCACCATCGACTTCATTTTTGGCAATGCCGCCGTCGTGTTACAAAATTGTAAGATCTTCGTGAGGAAGCCATTGGAAAATCAAAAATGCATTGTCACAGCCCAAGGCCGAACCCAAAAGAAAGAGCCCACTGCTATTATCCTCCAGAACTGCGTCATCTCTTCCGACCCCGAATACTTCCCTGTCCGCCATATCAACAAGGCCTATCTTGGTCGTCCATGGAAAGCATATTCAAGAACGATCATCATGGAATCTCAAATTGATGACTTGATCCAACCTGAAGGGTGGCTTCCATGGATGGGAAATTTTGCTCTCAATACTCTATTTTACTCGGAGTTCAATAATAGGGGACCTGGTGCATCAACGAAAGATCGAGTCAAGTGGAAGGGAATTAAACAGATCACAGCGAAGCATGCCCTTGATTTTACTCCTGCTTTGTTTATTCGTGGTAATCCCTGGATTAAGCCCACCGGAGTTCCATATAGTTCAGGCATGATGAAGGCCTAA